Proteins from one Parasteatoda tepidariorum isolate YZ-2023 chromosome 4, CAS_Ptep_4.0, whole genome shotgun sequence genomic window:
- the LOC107457010 gene encoding amiloride-sensitive sodium channel subunit beta-like, translating to MKMIKCFLRGISAAGIKHVVSEKNSKKRIFWMLSVTLIGICMILMSYRVLLEYFNYPKALQTTTVYLKELEFPAVTICSRYLVPRINAKEAKLEHLEELTELLESDDMPVKEVSSRLRYGCARDPLCRWNRIFEECQCIKNPCLSPLCISYNRTVCSCSEYLCLWNQTKVPGGCRNFRNDTHNLCLCNRSLKYSYFNGYSNSREYNESHFTNSSQKLLELMRILKNSKSSDLSDQQFNIVPEPKILDDYGISYDTIILSCRFAGRRCNIQRDITTIYSPTFGKCYMFNYYPPTDNEKDGKPKIVKQTGRLPGLLLYLQSEKKNTFPLLMRQTGARIVIHDPRSLPFTRSSGFDIRHGAISSMSVKLTHVKRLSHPWGKCAKDGDNTTSNYLIVPYNQIACERTCLNNFVFKRCKCYHRYFLSATVEPVGTKLCRSRQDKCFADVMREINSNEVQCNCPPACREKAYKVRISACNLNKEFFRVLKKARSLKIVNGTPSVVNPNFRIDMLGIEVFYNSLSITNRTETSIYSWEFLIANIGGNMGLFLGLSLVTFVEIAEFLFDFLLANIRKIYKSRRVKTMTS from the exons atgaaaatgataaaatgctttttaagagGCATTTCTGCAGCTGGTATCAAACACGTCGTATCAGAAAAAAACTCTAAGAAACGTATTTTTTGGATGCTATCAGTTACCCTCATTGGAATATGTATGATTCTCATGTCCTATAGAGTACTTCTTGAATACTTTAATTATCCCAAAGCACTGCAAACAACG ACAGTATATTTAAAGGAATTGGAATTTCCTGCTGTGACTATTTGCAGCCGCTATTTAGTACCGCGTATCAATGCAAAAGAAGCGAAGTTGGAACATCTGGAAGAACTGACTGAACTCCTCGAGTCTGATGACATGCCTGTAAAaga agtaTCATCAAGGTTGAGATATGGTTGTGCTAGAGATCCTTTGTGTAGATGGAACAGGATTTTCGAGGAATGTCAATGCATAAAGAATCCTTGTTTATCACCACTTTGCATTTCGTACAATAGAACGGTTTGTAGCTGTTCAGAATATCTCTGCTTATGGAATCAGACCAAAGTACCAGGAGGTTGTCGAAACTTCAGAAATGATACCCATAATCTATGCTTATGCAAtcgtagtttaaaatattcttattttaacg GATATTCCAATTCAAGGGAATACAACGAATCTCATTTCACGAACAGTTCCCAGAAGCTACTTGAGTTAATGAGAATCttgaaaaattccaaatcaaGTGATTTATCAGATCAGCAGTTCAATATTGTTCCAGAACCCAAGATTCTTGACGACTATGGAATTTCTTATGATACTATAATCCTGTCGTGCAGGTTCGCTGGGAGAAGATGCAATATACA gagAGATATAACAACAATATATAGTCCAACATTTGGGAAATGCTACATGTTTAACTACTACCCACCTACCGACAATGAGAAAGATGGCAAACCTAAAATAGTTAAGCAAACTGGAAGGTTACCTG gtcTCCTCCTTTATTTGCAAtcggaaaagaaaaataccttCCCGCTTCTTATGAGACAAACAGGAGCACGGATTGTAATTCACGACCCTAGAAGTTTGCCATTCACAAGATCCAGTGGTTTCGATATACGACATGGAGCAATAAGCTCAATGAGTGTGAAACTAACACATGTTAAAAGACTTAGTCACCCTTGGGGTAAATGTGCAAAAGATGGAGACAATACTACTTCCAACTACTTGATTGTACCTTATAACCAAATT GCATGTGAGCGTACCTGTTTGAATAATTTCGTATTCAAACGATGCAAATGTTATCATCGATACTTTCTTTCTGCAACAGTCGAACCTGTGGGTACTAAGTTATGCAGATCACGCcaag ATAAATGTTTTGCAGATGTTATGagagaaataaattcaaatgaagtACAATGTAACTGCCCACCAGCATGCCg TGAAAAAGCATACAAAGTGCGGATTTCTGCTTGTAatcttaataaagaattttttcgagTACTAAAGAAAGCGAGGTCTCTAAAAATCGTGAATGGAACTCCGTCAGTTGTAAATCCAAATTTTAG aatcgaTATGCTGGGAATTGAAGTCTTTTACAATTCACTGAGCATTACGAACAGAACAGAAACATCTATATATAgc tgggagtttttaattgctaatattGGTGGCAACATGGGTCTTTTCCTTGGTTTATCTTTAGTAACATTTGTGGAAATTGCTGAATTCCTCTTTGATTTTCTTCTGGCGAacatcagaaaaatatataagagcAGACGGGTGAAGACTATGACTTCATGA